One genomic window of Candidatus Nanohalobium constans includes the following:
- a CDS encoding putative toxin-antitoxin system toxin component, PIN family has translation MGEKVVLDTNVLISAIGWDAKPEECLELALGEEIDAFATQSMIDEVSEVLEYDKFDFSEKEQQKFLEILVSEFLFISSEESIDKSQDPEDNKFLECAVSANADYIISGDSDLLELKEYENITIVKPQKFLELRGQE, from the coding sequence ATGGGCGAGAAAGTAGTTTTAGACACAAATGTCTTGATTTCAGCTATTGGTTGGGACGCCAAACCAGAAGAATGCCTAGAACTAGCTCTCGGAGAAGAAATAGATGCTTTTGCCACACAGTCAATGATTGATGAGGTATCAGAAGTCCTGGAATACGACAAGTTTGACTTTTCGGAAAAAGAGCAGCAAAAGTTCCTGGAAATACTGGTATCTGAATTCCTATTCATCAGTTCAGAAGAGTCTATAGATAAATCACAAGATCCTGAAGACAACAAATTTCTCGAATGCGCAGTATCCGCCAATGCAGACTACATAATTTCCGGAGACTCGGACCTACTAGAACTAAAAGAATACGAAAATATAACAATAGTAAAGCCACAAAAATTCTTAGAATTGAGAGGACAAGAATGA